The Blastomonas fulva genome contains a region encoding:
- a CDS encoding chemotaxis protein CheA: protein MDDLIQEFIAETRETLDALASELVLWEQNPHDSTRLDSIFRFVHTVKGSCGFLNLPRFERLSHAAEDVLAQVRDGKREASAPLVDAVLGIIDRIGELIVVMESGEALPDGSDSDLIAALDRDHKAPEPATPEPSIPANDTGSAARRQAAIRSIRVPLDLIDHLMNGVSDMVLARNEVARCLRDEQNGPVLENAFERLSSCIADMRDAIGQTRMQRIERIFSPLPRLVRDLCADLGKQVDLRTSGSNVELDREMIEMIRDPLTHIIRNSIDHGIESPAARSLAGKPATGRLSISARQSGNQILIEIADDGRGIDTDKLVARAQTAKVRSASEIHALSERARLELIFAPGLSTADQVTAISGRGVGMDVVRSNIERIGGSIDLENNPGKGLRVILRVPLTLTIIPCLTVRAGGQEFAMPRSAIREILFDNNDQVRIQQVGGRDLAYIRGECLPHVALETLLGLERATNPAARHRTIITVNASSELRYALAVEAVIDHEELVVRPGAPVIMADGLYAGTTLPDNGRPMLLLDPLGLANRAQLNEFARPDESQRGEAPDAAEIDGGSALLFREAAGMLRLMTLAAVERVEDVDAARLALAGGQVRLSIDGESRPVFGLDQPPQSGHAKLLHLSDGTRHVLYAVDDVIDIVRLPAKVEPASAPGLVGGIALIGDQQIEVIDPHWVFSNMMGPAPSSDRPACCLIGTDDPWTRNILAPLVSAAGYRPVFGAPGDGQPGDAAVSIIVGDSAETPAALSGEIIRLRDTLSGDPQDADTIYRYDRAALLGRLINGRNGALGT, encoded by the coding sequence ATGGACGACCTGATACAGGAATTTATCGCTGAAACCCGGGAAACGCTGGACGCGCTGGCCAGCGAACTTGTGCTGTGGGAACAGAACCCGCACGACAGCACCCGGCTCGACAGCATTTTCCGCTTCGTCCACACGGTCAAGGGCAGCTGCGGCTTTCTCAACCTGCCCAGGTTCGAACGGCTGAGCCATGCCGCAGAGGATGTTCTGGCGCAGGTCCGCGATGGCAAGCGCGAGGCTTCCGCCCCGCTGGTCGATGCGGTGCTCGGGATCATCGACCGGATCGGCGAGCTGATCGTGGTCATGGAATCGGGCGAGGCCCTGCCCGATGGATCGGACTCAGACCTGATCGCTGCGCTGGATCGCGACCACAAGGCGCCGGAGCCTGCCACACCCGAACCTAGCATTCCCGCCAATGACACCGGCTCTGCCGCACGCCGACAGGCGGCCATCCGATCGATCCGCGTGCCGCTCGACCTTATCGATCATCTGATGAACGGCGTGTCGGACATGGTGCTGGCGCGCAACGAGGTCGCGCGATGCCTGCGCGACGAGCAGAACGGCCCGGTGCTCGAAAACGCCTTCGAGCGGCTGTCATCGTGCATCGCCGACATGCGCGATGCCATCGGCCAGACCCGCATGCAGCGGATCGAACGAATCTTCTCCCCCCTGCCGCGGCTGGTCCGCGATCTGTGCGCCGATCTCGGCAAGCAGGTCGATCTGCGCACCTCGGGCAGCAATGTCGAACTCGATCGCGAAATGATCGAGATGATCCGCGATCCGCTGACCCATATCATCCGCAACTCGATCGATCATGGCATCGAATCGCCCGCCGCGCGCAGCCTTGCGGGCAAGCCCGCCACCGGTCGGCTGAGCATATCGGCGCGCCAGTCGGGCAACCAGATCCTGATCGAGATCGCAGATGACGGGCGCGGCATCGATACCGACAAATTGGTGGCGCGCGCCCAGACCGCAAAGGTCCGCAGCGCATCGGAAATACACGCGCTGAGCGAACGCGCGCGGCTCGAGTTGATCTTTGCGCCAGGCCTTTCCACCGCAGACCAGGTGACCGCGATTTCCGGGCGCGGGGTCGGCATGGACGTCGTGCGCTCGAACATCGAGCGGATCGGCGGCTCGATCGATCTGGAAAACAATCCCGGCAAGGGGCTGCGCGTCATCCTGCGCGTGCCGCTGACGCTTACGATCATTCCGTGCCTTACCGTGCGCGCGGGCGGCCAGGAATTCGCGATGCCACGCTCGGCGATCCGCGAGATCCTGTTCGACAACAACGATCAGGTGCGCATCCAGCAGGTCGGCGGACGCGATCTGGCCTATATCCGCGGCGAGTGCCTGCCGCATGTCGCGCTCGAAACGCTGCTGGGGCTGGAACGCGCCACCAACCCCGCTGCGCGCCACCGCACGATCATCACCGTCAACGCCTCGTCCGAACTGCGCTACGCGCTTGCGGTCGAGGCGGTGATCGATCACGAGGAACTGGTGGTCCGCCCCGGCGCGCCCGTGATCATGGCCGACGGCCTGTACGCAGGCACCACCCTGCCCGACAATGGCCGCCCGATGCTGCTGCTCGATCCACTGGGCCTGGCGAACCGGGCGCAGCTCAATGAATTTGCGCGGCCCGACGAAAGCCAGCGCGGCGAGGCGCCCGATGCCGCCGAGATCGATGGCGGCTCCGCGCTGTTGTTCCGCGAGGCCGCGGGCATGTTGCGGCTGATGACGCTGGCGGCGGTCGAGCGCGTCGAGGATGTCGATGCCGCGCGGCTGGCGCTCGCCGGTGGCCAGGTGCGGCTGAGCATTGATGGCGAGAGCCGTCCGGTGTTCGGGCTCGACCAGCCCCCGCAATCGGGTCATGCCAAGCTGCTGCACCTCAGCGATGGGACCCGCCATGTGCTCTATGCGGTCGACGACGTGATCGATATCGTCCGGCTGCCCGCAAAGGTCGAACCGGCGAGCGCGCCGGGCCTGGTGGGTGGTATCGCGCTGATCGGCGATCAGCAGATCGAGGTGATCGACCCGCACTGGGTGTTCAGCAACATGATGGGCCCCGCGCCGTCCTCCGATCGGCCGGCATGCTGCCTGATCGGCACCGATGACCCCTGGACCCGCAACATCCTTGCGCCGCTGGTTTCGGCAGCCGGCTATCGACCGGTCTTCGGCGCTCCGGGCGACGGACAGCCCGGCGACGCCGCAGTGAGCATCATCGTCGGAGATTCCGCCGAAACACCCGCCGCGCTGAGCGGCGAGATCATCCGGCTGCGCGATACGCTGTCGGGCGATCCGCAGGATGCCGACACGATCTATCGCTATGACCGGGCCGCCCTGCTGGGTCGGCTGATCAACGGGCGCAACGGAGCGCTGGGCACATGA
- a CDS encoding RluA family pseudouridine synthase produces MNAAQTNTPASEPLTGTIPGGVDGQRIDAGLALAEPGLSRERIKALIVQGAVTIEGKPVTRPSVKLAAGQRYAIAVPAALPLDTQAQDIALCVVYEDADLLVIDKPAGLVVHPAAGHADGTLVNALLHHCAGQLSGIGGVARPGIVHRIDKDTSGLLVVAKTDAAHLGLAAQFAEHSINRRYVAIVQGRPSPADGTVRGNIGRSDHDRKKMAMVGEGRGKHAVTHFTTEERLSGATRIECQLETGRTHQVRVHMASIGHALLGDPLYSKPPKPLRDLLKAVDFRRQALHAQRLGFIHPVTKSECDFFSPIPADMAELLDRLRV; encoded by the coding sequence ATGAATGCCGCGCAAACCAACACGCCCGCAAGCGAGCCTCTGACCGGCACAATCCCTGGCGGGGTCGACGGCCAGCGGATCGACGCGGGGCTGGCGCTGGCCGAACCCGGTTTGTCGCGCGAACGGATCAAGGCGCTGATCGTCCAGGGCGCGGTCACGATCGAGGGCAAGCCGGTCACCCGGCCTTCGGTGAAGCTGGCGGCGGGCCAGCGTTATGCCATAGCGGTCCCGGCAGCGCTGCCACTTGACACCCAGGCGCAGGATATCGCGCTGTGCGTGGTGTACGAGGATGCCGATCTGCTGGTGATCGACAAGCCAGCAGGGCTGGTCGTGCACCCGGCGGCGGGGCATGCCGATGGCACTCTGGTCAACGCGCTGCTGCACCATTGCGCAGGCCAGCTTTCGGGCATCGGCGGGGTCGCGCGGCCGGGAATCGTCCACCGGATCGACAAGGACACCTCGGGGCTGCTGGTGGTCGCCAAGACCGATGCCGCGCATCTGGGGCTGGCGGCGCAGTTCGCCGAACATTCGATCAACCGGCGCTATGTCGCGATCGTGCAGGGACGGCCAAGCCCAGCCGATGGCACGGTCCGCGGCAATATCGGGCGCAGCGATCATGACCGCAAGAAGATGGCGATGGTGGGGGAGGGGCGGGGCAAGCACGCGGTCACCCATTTCACTACCGAGGAGCGGCTGAGCGGGGCCACCCGGATCGAGTGCCAGCTGGAAACCGGGCGCACGCATCAGGTGCGCGTCCATATGGCCAGCATCGGCCATGCGCTGCTCGGCGACCCGCTCTATTCCAAGCCGCCAAAGCCCTTGCGGGACCTGCTCAAAGCCGTGGATTTCCGTCGTCAGGCATTGCACGCGCAGCGGCTCGGGTTTATACATCCGGTGACGAAATCTGAATGCGACTTTTTTAGTCCGATTCCGGCCGACATGGCGGAACTTTTGGATAGATTGCGTGTTTAG
- a CDS encoding class I SAM-dependent methyltransferase: MLATAGFAACQPASGDQSDRPETARAFPRADRAVAGVVSNEFSNEEARDDRNEASTVMDLAGVAPGMTVADIGAGNGYYTVRLAERVAREGRVLAQDIDDSALKRLGTRVERERLDNVSIKPGDIDDPRLPEKSFDRIFMVHMYHEVTEPYAFIWRMRPALKKGGQVIVVDVDRPTNRHGIPPKLLFCEFEAVGYKLVEFIEKPDIAGYFARFEAVGPAPDPASIKGCAQR; the protein is encoded by the coding sequence TTGCTGGCAACGGCTGGGTTTGCCGCCTGCCAGCCGGCATCGGGTGACCAGAGCGACCGGCCAGAAACCGCGCGCGCCTTTCCGCGGGCCGATCGGGCGGTGGCAGGCGTGGTCAGCAACGAGTTTTCCAACGAGGAAGCGCGCGACGATCGCAATGAGGCCAGCACCGTCATGGATCTGGCAGGCGTTGCGCCGGGCATGACCGTCGCCGATATCGGCGCGGGCAACGGGTATTACACCGTGCGGCTGGCCGAACGGGTGGCCCGGGAGGGCAGGGTGCTCGCGCAGGATATCGATGATTCAGCGCTCAAGCGACTGGGCACCCGCGTCGAGCGCGAACGGCTGGACAATGTCTCGATCAAGCCCGGCGATATCGACGATCCCCGGCTTCCGGAAAAGAGCTTCGACCGCATCTTCATGGTGCATATGTACCATGAGGTGACCGAGCCCTATGCGTTCATCTGGCGGATGCGGCCTGCGCTGAAAAAGGGTGGGCAGGTGATCGTGGTCGATGTCGATCGGCCGACCAACCGCCATGGCATTCCCCCCAAGCTGCTGTTCTGCGAGTTCGAGGCGGTGGGGTACAAGCTGGTCGAATTCATCGAAAAGCCGGATATCGCAGGCTATTTTGCGCGGTTCGAAGCGGTGGGCCCGGCGCCGGATCCCGCCAGCATCAAGGGATGCGCGCAACGCTGA
- the rpoH gene encoding RNA polymerase sigma factor RpoH, which yields MSATRSVPATIPALGGEASLNRYLTEIRKYPLLKPEQEYMLAKRYQEHQDPEAAAQLVTSHLRLVAKIAMGYRGYGLPVSELISEGNIGLMQGVKKFEPDRGFRLATYAMWWIKASIQEYILRSWSLVKMGTTAAQKKLFFNLRRMKNNLRAFEDGDLHPDDVTTIATKLGVSETEVVNMNRRMAMGGDASLNVSMREDGDGQWMDWLTDDAPLQDVAVADAQEASMRHEMLGEALQALNERERHILNERRLVDDPKTLEELSQVYNVSRERVRQIEVRAFEKLQKAMHRLVSDKQMALAG from the coding sequence ATGAGCGCGACCAGAAGTGTCCCGGCCACCATCCCCGCCCTTGGCGGAGAGGCGAGCCTGAACCGTTATCTCACCGAAATCCGGAAATATCCGCTGCTCAAGCCCGAGCAGGAATACATGCTCGCCAAGCGCTATCAGGAACATCAGGATCCTGAGGCTGCCGCGCAGCTGGTCACCTCGCACTTGCGTCTCGTCGCGAAGATCGCGATGGGCTACCGCGGCTATGGCCTGCCGGTCAGCGAGCTGATCTCCGAAGGCAATATCGGCCTGATGCAGGGGGTGAAGAAATTCGAGCCGGATCGTGGCTTCCGCCTCGCGACCTATGCGATGTGGTGGATCAAGGCATCGATCCAGGAATACATCCTGCGCAGCTGGAGCCTCGTCAAGATGGGCACCACCGCCGCGCAGAAGAAGCTGTTCTTCAACCTTCGCCGGATGAAGAACAACCTGCGTGCGTTCGAGGATGGCGATCTGCATCCCGACGACGTGACGACTATCGCGACCAAGCTGGGCGTGTCTGAAACCGAAGTTGTCAACATGAACCGCCGCATGGCGATGGGGGGTGATGCGTCGCTCAACGTCTCGATGCGCGAGGATGGCGACGGCCAGTGGATGGATTGGCTGACCGACGATGCGCCTTTGCAGGACGTAGCTGTCGCCGATGCGCAGGAAGCATCGATGCGGCACGAAATGCTGGGCGAGGCGCTGCAGGCGCTGAACGAGCGCGAGCGGCACATTCTCAACGAACGGCGTCTGGTCGATGACCCCAAGACGCTCGAGGAGCTGAGCCAGGTCTACAATGTCAGCCGCGAGCGCGTGCGCCAGATCGAGGTGCGCGCTTTCGAAAAGCTGCAAAAGGCCATGCACCGGCTTGTCAGCGACAAGCAGATGGCGCTGGCCGGCTGA
- a CDS encoding NAD(P)H-dependent flavin oxidoreductase translates to MFKGLKPIVYGGREVWPLIEGGKGVSATNHASSGAWAAAGGIGTVSAVNADSYDENGNVIPQIYHGRTRAERHEELIRYGIAGGVEQVRRAYEISGGQGAININVLWEMGGAQPILHGILEQTRGMVAGVTCGAGMPYKLSEIAAQYNVSYLPIVSSARAFRALWKRAYHKYADLMAAVVYEDPWLAGGHNGLSNAEDPRVPQDPYPRVAALRETMRAEGVSEDVQIVMAGGVWFLRDWENWIDNPELGAISFQFGTRPLLTQESPIPKGWKDELTKIKPGDVLLHKFSPTGFYSSAVRNPFLRSLEARSERQIPFSTETAGEHTSQLDVGVKGKNFWVTPTDLQRARRWDAQGFTTALKTPDNTLVFCTPEERAEIRKDQTDCMGCLSHCAFSSWKDHDNNSTGYLADPRSFCIQKALQNIAHGEDVDKNLMFAGHAAYNFGTDPFYSNGFVPTVKQLVDRILTGD, encoded by the coding sequence GTGTTCAAGGGTTTGAAGCCGATTGTCTATGGCGGACGCGAAGTCTGGCCGCTGATCGAGGGTGGCAAGGGTGTTTCCGCCACCAACCATGCAAGCTCCGGCGCATGGGCGGCAGCAGGCGGCATCGGCACCGTCTCGGCGGTGAACGCTGACAGCTATGACGAAAACGGCAACGTCATCCCGCAGATCTATCACGGCCGCACCCGCGCCGAGCGCCACGAGGAGCTGATCCGCTACGGCATCGCAGGCGGTGTCGAGCAGGTCCGCCGGGCGTATGAAATCTCCGGGGGCCAAGGCGCGATCAACATCAACGTGCTGTGGGAAATGGGCGGCGCGCAGCCGATTCTGCACGGCATTCTGGAACAGACGCGTGGCATGGTCGCAGGCGTCACCTGCGGTGCGGGCATGCCCTACAAGTTGTCCGAGATCGCGGCGCAGTACAATGTCAGCTATCTGCCGATCGTCAGCTCGGCCCGCGCCTTCCGCGCGCTGTGGAAGCGCGCCTACCACAAATATGCCGATCTGATGGCGGCGGTGGTCTATGAAGACCCCTGGCTGGCGGGCGGGCACAACGGCCTGTCCAACGCTGAGGACCCTCGCGTGCCGCAGGATCCCTATCCGCGCGTCGCCGCGCTGCGCGAGACGATGCGCGCTGAGGGCGTGTCGGAAGACGTGCAAATCGTGATGGCGGGCGGGGTCTGGTTCCTGCGCGACTGGGAGAACTGGATCGACAATCCCGAACTGGGCGCGATCTCGTTCCAGTTCGGCACCCGTCCGCTGCTGACCCAGGAAAGCCCGATCCCGAAGGGGTGGAAGGACGAGCTCACCAAGATCAAGCCGGGCGATGTCCTGCTGCACAAGTTCAGCCCCACCGGGTTTTACTCTAGCGCGGTGCGCAACCCGTTCCTGCGCAGCCTGGAGGCCCGTTCTGAGCGGCAGATCCCGTTCTCGACCGAGACCGCAGGTGAACACACGTCCCAGCTCGATGTCGGGGTGAAGGGCAAGAACTTCTGGGTCACGCCCACCGACCTGCAGCGCGCGCGCCGCTGGGACGCGCAAGGCTTCACCACCGCGCTCAAGACGCCCGACAACACATTGGTGTTCTGCACCCCCGAAGAGCGAGCCGAGATCCGCAAGGACCAGACCGATTGCATGGGCTGTCTGTCGCATTGCGCCTTTTCGTCGTGGAAGGACCATGACAACAACTCGACTGGCTATCTCGCTGATCCGCGAAGCTTCTGTATCCAGAAGGCGCTGCAGAACATCGCGCATGGTGAGGATGTCGACAAGAACCTGATGTTCGCAGGGCACGCCGCCTACAATTTCGGCACCGACCCGTTCTATTCGAACGGCTTTGTGCCCACGGTCAAGCAGCTGGTCGACCGTATCCTCACCGGGGACTGA
- a CDS encoding NADH:ubiquinone oxidoreductase subunit NDUFA12 produces MGLLGKIFTWWDGATVGTHLFSALNGEKVGEDHQGNTYFRSKPKKGQKERRWVLYKGANDASRVPSEWHGWLHNSYDAVPESHLPPPRIWEKDYVPNLTGTTGAYRPAGSLDRGGVRAAATGDYEAWTPEA; encoded by the coding sequence ATGGGACTATTGGGAAAAATCTTCACCTGGTGGGACGGCGCAACCGTCGGCACGCATCTGTTCAGCGCCCTGAACGGCGAGAAGGTCGGCGAGGACCATCAGGGCAACACCTATTTCCGCTCCAAGCCCAAAAAGGGCCAGAAGGAGCGCCGGTGGGTGCTGTACAAGGGCGCCAATGATGCGAGCCGGGTGCCTTCCGAATGGCATGGCTGGTTGCACAACAGCTATGATGCGGTACCCGAAAGCCATCTGCCGCCCCCGCGCATATGGGAAAAGGACTATGTCCCCAACCTGACTGGAACCACCGGTGCCTATCGCCCTGCAGGCTCGCTCGACCGGGGCGGGGTGCGCGCTGCGGCGACTGGCGACTATGAAGCGTGGACTCCCGAGGCGTGA
- the aat gene encoding leucyl/phenylalanyl-tRNA--protein transferase: MHGTPGPVTIDLTMLMRAYAIGIFPMADARDDVDVFWVEPEMRAILPLDSFHLSKSLKKVIRSDRFTVTCNRAFGEVIALCAESADGREQTWINRTIEASFIALHNQGRAHSIECWQGGALVGGLYGVEIGRAFCGESMFSRATDASKVALAWLVASMRKGGLRLLDCQFITPHLKSLGAVEIPQADYLKLLGDAISESPFAPPRVQRPHPVMPGTYSVSVDGVVGAGADSGLVAGFSALAGADAAGLAAGAPSSSSGASSPGYSIAQFLTQTS, translated from the coding sequence ATGCACGGCACCCCCGGCCCGGTAACGATCGATCTGACCATGCTGATGCGCGCCTACGCCATCGGTATCTTCCCGATGGCCGATGCCCGCGACGATGTCGATGTTTTCTGGGTGGAGCCGGAAATGCGGGCGATCCTGCCGCTCGACAGCTTCCACCTGTCGAAATCCCTGAAGAAGGTGATCCGCTCCGACCGCTTCACTGTCACCTGCAACCGCGCCTTTGGCGAGGTCATCGCGCTGTGCGCCGAATCCGCCGACGGACGCGAGCAGACCTGGATCAACCGCACGATCGAGGCGAGCTTCATCGCGCTGCACAACCAGGGCCGCGCGCACAGCATCGAATGCTGGCAGGGTGGCGCGCTGGTCGGGGGGCTGTACGGTGTCGAGATCGGCCGGGCGTTCTGCGGCGAAAGCATGTTCAGCCGCGCCACCGATGCCAGCAAGGTAGCGCTCGCCTGGCTGGTCGCCAGCATGCGCAAGGGCGGGCTTCGCCTGCTCGACTGCCAGTTCATCACCCCGCATCTCAAGTCGCTGGGCGCGGTCGAGATCCCGCAGGCTGATTATCTCAAGCTGCTGGGCGATGCGATCAGCGAATCGCCGTTCGCGCCGCCGCGCGTGCAGCGCCCGCATCCGGTGATGCCGGGGACTTATTCGGTATCGGTCGACGGTGTCGTTGGCGCCGGAGCCGATTCGGGGCTGGTCGCCGGATTTTCCGCATTGGCAGGGGCGGATGCCGCGGGCCTTGCCGCAGGTGCGCCCTCTTCTTCCAGCGGTGCATCCTCGCCTGGATACTCCATCGCGCAGTTCTTGACCCAGACATCATAG
- the prfB gene encoding peptide chain release factor 2, producing MRAEGQAHIDTINAALALVRKFLDWDRALRRLDELNARVEDPTLWNDPKGAEEVMRERRRLEQAIGTVNEITAEMSDAIEFVELGEAEGDDETVAEGLASLKALAERAERDKVQALLAGEADSYDTYLEVHAGAGGTESQDWAEMLQRMYSRWAERRGYKVELVDYHAGEQAGIKSATLLIKGENAYGFAKTESGVHRLVRISPYDSSARRHTSFSSVWVYPVIDDSFEIDIKESDLKIDTYRASGAGGQHVNTTDSAVRITHVPSGIIVASQSDRSQHKNRATAMNMLKARMYEAEMQKREAEASGEYAAKTEIGWGHQIRSYVLQPYQLVKDLRTGVTSTAPGDVLDGALDPFMAAALSQKVTGEKVDVEDVD from the coding sequence ATGCGTGCCGAAGGGCAGGCCCATATTGACACCATCAACGCCGCACTGGCGCTGGTCCGCAAGTTTCTGGATTGGGACCGCGCGCTGCGCCGGCTCGACGAGCTCAACGCGCGCGTCGAGGACCCGACCTTGTGGAACGACCCCAAGGGTGCCGAAGAGGTGATGCGCGAACGGCGCCGGCTGGAACAGGCGATCGGCACCGTGAACGAGATCACCGCGGAAATGTCCGATGCGATCGAGTTCGTCGAGCTGGGCGAGGCCGAGGGCGATGATGAGACGGTCGCCGAAGGGCTTGCGAGCCTGAAGGCGCTGGCCGAGCGCGCCGAGCGCGACAAGGTGCAGGCGCTGCTTGCGGGCGAGGCCGACAGCTACGACACCTATCTGGAAGTCCATGCAGGCGCAGGCGGCACCGAGAGCCAGGACTGGGCCGAAATGCTGCAGCGGATGTATTCGCGCTGGGCCGAGCGGCGCGGATACAAGGTCGAGCTGGTCGATTATCACGCGGGCGAACAGGCGGGCATCAAGTCCGCGACGCTGCTGATCAAGGGCGAGAACGCCTATGGCTTTGCCAAGACCGAAAGCGGCGTGCACCGGCTGGTGCGGATCTCGCCCTATGACAGCTCGGCGCGGCGTCATACCAGCTTCTCGAGCGTCTGGGTTTATCCGGTGATCGACGACAGCTTCGAGATCGACATCAAGGAAAGCGATCTCAAGATCGATACCTATCGCGCATCGGGCGCGGGCGGACAGCACGTCAACACCACCGATTCGGCGGTGCGCATCACCCATGTGCCCAGCGGTATCATCGTCGCCAGCCAGAGCGACCGGTCGCAGCACAAGAACCGCGCTACCGCGATGAACATGCTCAAGGCCCGGATGTACGAGGCCGAGATGCAGAAGCGCGAGGCCGAGGCTTCAGGCGAATACGCCGCAAAGACCGAGATCGGCTGGGGCCACCAGATCCGCTCCTATGTGCTGCAGCCCTATCAGTTGGTGAAGGATCTGCGCACCGGGGTGACCTCCACCGCGCCGGGCGATGTGCTCGATGGCGCGCTTGATCCGTTCATGGCAGCGGCGCTGTCGCAGAAGGTGACCGGCGAGAAGGTGGACGTCGAAGATGTCGACTGA
- a CDS encoding acyl-CoA dehydrogenase family protein, which produces MDFGLSDEQLPLRYAVWRFARTELAQKAARLLIWRAAANSDQGLPSILDSSSAKSFANHVARCVTGKAVNLMGGYGYSARNPMERRMHDAWGWGIAGRAIDLQQVNIASTMIGRRFDQRR; this is translated from the coding sequence ATGGATTTCGGTCTTTCGGATGAGCAGTTGCCGCTGCGCTATGCGGTGTGGCGTTTCGCGCGAACGGAGCTGGCGCAGAAGGCCGCGCGGCTGCTGATCTGGCGTGCGGCGGCGAATTCGGACCAGGGCCTGCCGTCGATCCTCGACAGTTCATCCGCCAAAAGCTTCGCCAATCACGTCGCCCGGTGCGTGACCGGCAAGGCGGTGAACCTGATGGGTGGCTATGGCTATTCCGCGCGAAATCCCATGGAGCGGCGGATGCATGATGCCTGGGGCTGGGGCATCGCCGGGCGCGCGATCGATTTGCAGCAGGTCAACATTGCCAGCACGATGATCGGCCGACGTTTCGATCAGAGGCGGTGA
- a CDS encoding histidine phosphotransferase family protein, protein MSSPADLSEIDLASLLCSRLCHDLLSPIGAMNNGLELLADETDPEMRARCIELLTDSARASASKLKFFRLAFGAAGGFGDKVDVNEPRQLIEGLVADKPRVELQWHVPSDLLAKPAVKVLLNLALIGLDGLVRGGQLIIAAEENGGTCEIAVNATGPKVVIDAAVAAALSDDLAQATMSPRTAPAYMIKQIVRRNGGDIQLAATPESLVIGAMLRV, encoded by the coding sequence ATGTCCAGTCCTGCAGACCTGTCTGAAATCGACCTCGCCAGCCTTTTGTGTTCGCGGCTCTGCCATGATCTGCTGAGCCCGATCGGCGCGATGAACAACGGCCTGGAACTGCTCGCGGACGAGACCGATCCGGAAATGCGCGCGCGCTGCATCGAGCTGCTGACAGACAGCGCCCGGGCCTCTGCCAGCAAGCTCAAATTCTTCCGCCTGGCCTTTGGCGCGGCGGGAGGCTTTGGCGACAAGGTGGACGTCAATGAGCCGCGCCAGCTGATCGAGGGGCTGGTCGCAGACAAGCCGCGGGTCGAGCTGCAATGGCATGTACCGTCCGATCTGCTCGCCAAGCCCGCGGTCAAGGTGCTGCTGAACCTGGCGCTGATCGGCCTCGACGGCCTGGTGCGCGGCGGTCAGCTGATCATCGCGGCGGAAGAAAATGGCGGCACCTGCGAAATCGCGGTCAATGCGACCGGCCCCAAGGTGGTGATCGATGCTGCGGTGGCCGCTGCGCTGTCGGACGATCTGGCCCAGGCCACGATGAGCCCACGCACGGCACCTGCCTATATGATCAAGCAGATCGTGCGTCGCAACGGCGGCGATATCCAGCTCGCCGCCACGCCGGAATCGCTGGTCATCGGGGCCATGCTGCGCGTCTGA
- a CDS encoding Mov34/MPN/PAD-1 family protein has product MQIMLSSALHAQMLALAEVAHPHECCGLLFGDDGAIRRMQPVANVSDTPDRAFEIDPAALIAAERAMRQGGERLIGHFHSHPNGRAEPSPCDAASAAADGRLWLVIAGRAITGWRAQSAGALLGRFDPVDLELAD; this is encoded by the coding sequence ATGCAGATCATGCTTTCAAGCGCGCTCCACGCCCAGATGCTTGCACTGGCCGAGGTGGCGCACCCCCACGAATGCTGCGGGCTGCTGTTCGGCGACGACGGTGCAATCCGCCGCATGCAGCCTGTCGCCAATGTGTCGGACACGCCCGACCGCGCGTTCGAGATCGATCCGGCTGCGCTGATCGCGGCCGAACGCGCGATGCGGCAGGGGGGCGAGAGACTGATCGGTCATTTTCATTCGCACCCCAATGGCCGCGCCGAGCCGTCCCCCTGCGATGCCGCCAGCGCCGCAGCCGACGGCCGGCTGTGGCTGGTGATCGCAGGCCGAGCCATCACCGGCTGGCGCGCGCAGTCTGCAGGCGCATTGCTGGGCAGGTTCGATCCGGTTGATCTGGAGCTTGCCGACTGA